One stretch of Rhodoflexus caldus DNA includes these proteins:
- the sppA gene encoding signal peptide peptidase SppA — MAQFFKFVFATMVGIILLTLLGVLLLFVVASAAGDKEKTEVADNSVLKLSLNRPVNERKEDNPLENLEIPGMPSQRTIGLLELRQAIEKAKDDDKIKGIYLDAGNISAGFATLEEIRTALKDFKKSGKFIYAYSETMSEPAYYIISVADSIFLHPQGGMEFNGLVAEIGFAKGLFEKIGVKPEIFRVGDFKSAVEPFMLDKMSDANRLQISAYLNSIYNHYLKGIAESRGISFEELTNISDNMLVQMPEDAVKYKLISRTAYYDEVEKTIRKKLGITDEKKKINFVSLKAYASDKAEEGGYSKKKVAVIFAEGDIQSGKSTRESIGSETIAEELRKVRNDDKVAAVVLRINSPGGSALASDVMWREVLETKKKKPVIASMSDVAASGGYYMAMGCNKILAQPNTITGSIGIFGMLFDASGLLTDKLGLTFDRVETGEYADLGTPTKKFTDAERQIIQRMVNEGYENFTSKAAQGRNMPLDTLKKYASGRVWTGEQALKIGLIDGFGGLNDAIQLAAKEAKIKEGEYAVRYYPVKKSFFEALQGSEDLMEERLLQKKAGSLYPLLKQIEKLPNYQGVQARWPYEVKIQ, encoded by the coding sequence ATGGCTCAATTCTTCAAATTCGTTTTTGCCACCATGGTGGGCATTATTTTACTCACTTTATTAGGTGTATTGTTGTTGTTTGTTGTTGCTTCGGCAGCAGGCGATAAGGAAAAGACCGAAGTAGCAGACAACAGTGTATTGAAACTCTCCCTTAACAGACCTGTGAATGAACGTAAAGAAGATAACCCGCTGGAAAATTTAGAGATTCCGGGAATGCCTTCACAACGTACCATCGGTTTGCTCGAGCTTCGTCAGGCCATTGAGAAAGCAAAAGATGACGATAAAATTAAGGGTATCTATTTAGACGCAGGCAATATATCGGCAGGTTTTGCCACATTGGAAGAAATCCGCACGGCATTGAAAGATTTTAAAAAATCGGGCAAGTTTATCTATGCCTATTCGGAAACCATGTCCGAGCCTGCCTATTACATTATCTCGGTAGCCGATTCAATTTTTCTGCATCCGCAAGGAGGCATGGAGTTTAACGGCTTGGTCGCCGAGATTGGTTTTGCCAAAGGTTTATTTGAGAAAATCGGCGTAAAGCCCGAAATATTTCGTGTAGGCGATTTTAAAAGTGCCGTAGAGCCTTTTATGCTCGACAAAATGAGCGATGCTAACCGCCTGCAAATCAGTGCCTATCTGAACAGCATCTACAACCATTATCTGAAAGGCATTGCCGAATCACGCGGCATTTCATTTGAAGAGCTCACCAATATCTCCGACAACATGCTCGTACAAATGCCCGAAGATGCAGTAAAATATAAACTCATCAGCCGCACTGCTTATTACGATGAAGTAGAAAAAACTATTCGCAAAAAGCTGGGCATTACCGATGAGAAGAAAAAAATCAACTTCGTTTCGCTGAAAGCCTATGCTTCCGACAAAGCGGAAGAAGGTGGATACAGCAAGAAAAAAGTAGCGGTAATTTTTGCCGAGGGCGATATTCAGAGCGGCAAAAGCACCCGCGAAAGCATCGGCTCTGAAACCATTGCCGAAGAGTTGCGCAAAGTTCGCAATGACGACAAGGTAGCAGCGGTTGTGTTGCGCATCAACTCACCCGGAGGCAGCGCGCTTGCGTCTGATGTAATGTGGCGCGAAGTGTTGGAAACAAAAAAGAAAAAACCTGTTATTGCCTCCATGTCCGACGTTGCCGCATCAGGCGGTTATTACATGGCCATGGGCTGCAATAAAATTTTAGCACAACCCAATACCATCACAGGCTCTATCGGTATTTTCGGTATGTTGTTCGATGCCAGCGGATTACTGACCGATAAACTCGGCCTTACTTTTGACCGCGTAGAAACGGGCGAATATGCTGATTTGGGCACTCCTACCAAAAAATTCACCGATGCCGAGCGGCAGATTATTCAACGAATGGTAAATGAAGGTTATGAAAATTTCACCTCAAAAGCTGCCCAAGGTCGCAATATGCCGTTAGACACGCTGAAGAAATATGCAAGCGGCAGAGTGTGGACAGGCGAGCAAGCCCTGAAAATTGGTTTGATAGACGGATTTGGCGGCTTGAACGATGCCATTCAACTGGCAGCCAAAGAAGCAAAAATCAAAGAAGGCGAATATGCGGTTCGTTACTACCCTGTTAAAAAGAGCTTTTTTGAAGCCTTGCAAGGCAGCGAAGATTTAATGGAAGAGCGCCTCCTGCAAAAGAAAGCAGGCAGCCTTTATCCGCTGTTGAAACAAATTGAAAAATTGCCTAATTATCAGGGGGTTCAAGCAAGATGGCCTTATGAGGTAAAAATTCAATAA
- the folK gene encoding 2-amino-4-hydroxy-6-hydroxymethyldihydropteridine diphosphokinase produces MPKYTAHLLLGTNMGNRCDYLHFALKAIQERAGYIYGVSPVYETAAWGFTDQNDFLNQALTLQTHWQPEELLAVLQEIEQQAGRQRLVHWGPRTLDIDIIAIDDLVIESERLVVPHPAMRHRRFVLQPLADLVPDWRHPVLGLTCEQMLALCTDDTAIKKYDGCGIFDSKRI; encoded by the coding sequence ATGCCCAAATATACTGCCCATTTGCTGCTTGGCACAAACATGGGTAATCGTTGCGATTATTTACATTTTGCCCTGAAAGCGATTCAGGAACGGGCAGGATACATTTACGGCGTTTCACCTGTTTACGAAACTGCGGCTTGGGGGTTTACCGACCAGAACGATTTTTTAAATCAGGCACTGACGCTGCAAACTCATTGGCAACCCGAAGAATTACTGGCCGTTTTGCAAGAGATTGAACAACAGGCAGGCAGGCAGCGACTTGTTCATTGGGGGCCGCGAACGCTGGATATTGACATTATTGCCATTGACGATTTGGTCATTGAATCTGAACGGTTGGTAGTGCCGCATCCTGCCATGAGGCACAGGAGGTTTGTTTTGCAGCCCTTGGCAGACCTTGTTCCCGATTGGCGACATCCTGTATTGGGGCTTACCTGCGAGCAGATGCTGGCACTCTGTACGGATGACACAGCCATAAAAAAATATGACGGTTGCGGTATTTTTGATTCTAAACGAATTTAA
- a CDS encoding SiaB family protein kinase: MSATEQPFSIYQFFSQLKSHHFSMVAQGLISQDILSLIALSLKRRPDNEVVARRLFALVVELSQNIFHYSAIKEFSVKDQREIGVGIVAVGESDTHYLVASGNVAHTESASYIARQCDHINTLDSEELKQYYREQRRQPAREGSVGGSIGLIEIARKSGSPIHYEIIPMEDGNVFLIFVAKVSKSVSYAD, translated from the coding sequence ATGAGTGCTACTGAGCAGCCTTTCAGTATTTATCAATTTTTTAGCCAATTGAAGTCGCACCATTTTTCAATGGTCGCGCAGGGGCTGATTTCGCAGGATATCCTTTCACTAATTGCACTTAGTTTGAAGCGTCGGCCTGACAATGAGGTAGTTGCCCGAAGGCTGTTTGCTCTTGTTGTTGAGTTGTCGCAAAATATTTTTCACTATTCGGCCATCAAAGAATTTTCAGTAAAAGACCAGCGCGAAATCGGCGTTGGTATTGTAGCCGTAGGTGAGTCCGATACGCACTATTTGGTAGCTTCCGGCAATGTGGCACATACGGAAAGCGCCTCCTACATAGCCCGTCAATGCGACCATATCAATACGCTCGACTCCGAAGAATTGAAGCAATATTACAGAGAGCAGCGCCGACAACCTGCACGCGAGGGAAGCGTAGGCGGCAGCATAGGACTGATTGAGATAGCTAGAAAATCGGGCAGCCCTATTCACTACGAAATCATACCGATGGAAGATGGCAACGTGTTCCTTATTTTTGTTGCCAAAGTAAGCAAGTCGGTTTCTTATGCCGACTGA
- a CDS encoding DUF1987 domain-containing protein — MENLFIKADTFIPEINFNAQSGELNISGESYHEYTLEFYQPVFNWLAEYLKTPGRNIVLNFRMSYYNTSTSRRFLELFDMLEEYQKQQKGTVTVNWYYKPEDVDMKESGEEYADDVALTFNLIPLTK; from the coding sequence ATGGAGAACCTGTTCATCAAAGCCGATACATTCATTCCCGAAATCAATTTTAATGCACAATCGGGAGAGTTGAATATCAGCGGTGAATCTTATCATGAATATACGCTGGAATTTTACCAACCGGTTTTTAACTGGCTGGCGGAATATTTGAAAACACCCGGGCGCAATATTGTTCTGAATTTCCGCATGTCTTATTACAATACGAGCACATCGCGGCGCTTTTTGGAACTTTTTGATATGTTGGAAGAGTATCAAAAGCAGCAAAAAGGCACAGTTACCGTAAATTGGTACTACAAACCCGAAGATGTGGACATGAAAGAAAGCGGGGAGGAATATGCCGACGATGTAGCACTTACTTTCAACCTTATACCCCTAACAAAATAG
- a CDS encoding peptidoglycan DD-metalloendopeptidase family protein — protein sequence MQTLHQALTNTLIKHRLSFAPVVPFNLNGENIWHINLTASNPALHQINLADTEAFSRYIFGEMEQQKAVAAIGGYNEDRFLYHRSRHFDGTTEARTIHLGIDIWASAGTPVSAPLAGTVHSFANNNNFGDYGYTIILRHELDSCQFFTLYGHLSAASCEGLYEGKAIAKGQTFAWFGEPQENGHWPPHLHFQLITDMLGKSGDFPGVCAPSERDYYLSICLNPAILLGV from the coding sequence ATGCAAACATTACATCAAGCTTTAACAAATACGCTGATAAAACACAGACTTTCTTTTGCCCCTGTTGTGCCTTTCAACCTGAACGGTGAAAATATTTGGCACATCAACCTGACTGCAAGCAATCCTGCACTCCACCAAATTAACTTAGCGGATACGGAAGCATTCAGCCGATATATTTTCGGGGAAATGGAACAGCAAAAAGCCGTTGCAGCCATTGGCGGATACAATGAAGACCGTTTCTTATACCATCGCAGCCGACATTTTGACGGCACAACGGAAGCTCGTACAATCCATTTGGGCATAGATATCTGGGCATCGGCAGGTACACCCGTTAGTGCACCTTTGGCAGGTACTGTCCATAGCTTTGCCAACAATAACAACTTCGGTGATTACGGCTACACAATTATTTTACGGCATGAACTGGATTCTTGCCAATTTTTCACCCTGTACGGGCATCTCTCGGCTGCTTCGTGTGAGGGATTGTACGAAGGGAAAGCAATAGCCAAAGGGCAAACATTCGCATGGTTTGGCGAACCACAGGAAAACGGGCATTGGCCGCCGCATTTGCATTTTCAACTGATAACCGATATGCTCGGAAAGTCGGGCGATTTCCCCGGAGTGTGTGCCCCAAGCGAGCGCGACTATTACCTGAGCATATGCCTCAACCCTGCTATTTTGTTAGGGGTATAA
- a CDS encoding DNA polymerase III subunit gamma/tau: MENFIVSARKYRPANFETVVGQQHITTTLKNAIKSNHLAQAFLFCGPRGVGKTTCARILAKTINCQNLTPEGEACGECDSCRAFINGTSLNISELDAASNNSVDDIRGLIEQVRYPPQFGKRKVYIIDEVHMLSTAAFNAFLKTLEEPPPYAIFILATTEKHKILPTILSRCQIFDFNRIQIKDMADHLANIAAKEGIATEYEALRLIAQKADGALRDALSMFDLIVTFSTDRSIRYKQTIANLHILDYDYYFQITDALVNSDLSSALLIFRQILQQGFDGHNFIIGLNKHLRDLLVCKDNATVQLLEVSDEVKHRYIAQANQVSTGFLLSALTIGHDCDIHYKASKDQALHVEIALMKMAHLTSAINLAQLAEELKKKLN; encoded by the coding sequence TTGGAAAATTTTATTGTCTCTGCCCGGAAATACCGTCCTGCTAATTTTGAAACCGTAGTAGGTCAGCAACATATTACTACCACACTCAAAAATGCCATCAAGAGCAACCATTTGGCACAGGCATTTTTGTTTTGCGGCCCTCGGGGCGTAGGAAAAACCACCTGTGCCCGTATTCTGGCAAAAACAATCAATTGCCAAAATCTTACACCGGAAGGCGAAGCCTGCGGCGAATGTGATTCATGTCGCGCTTTCATCAACGGCACATCGCTGAATATCAGCGAATTGGATGCTGCTTCCAACAACTCGGTAGATGATATCCGCGGCCTGATTGAGCAGGTTCGCTACCCGCCCCAATTCGGCAAACGCAAAGTGTATATCATAGATGAGGTGCACATGCTTTCCACAGCAGCTTTCAATGCTTTTCTGAAAACGTTGGAAGAACCGCCGCCTTATGCCATTTTCATTTTGGCAACTACCGAAAAACACAAGATTCTACCCACTATCCTCTCCCGCTGTCAGATATTTGACTTTAATCGGATACAGATTAAAGACATGGCAGACCATCTGGCAAACATTGCCGCCAAAGAGGGCATTGCCACCGAATACGAAGCACTTCGCCTGATTGCGCAAAAGGCAGACGGCGCTCTGCGCGATGCGCTCTCTATGTTTGACCTGATTGTAACTTTTTCAACCGACAGAAGCATCCGCTACAAGCAGACCATCGCCAACCTCCATATTCTGGACTATGACTATTACTTCCAAATAACCGATGCGTTGGTGAATAGCGATTTGTCTTCTGCGCTGTTGATTTTCAGGCAAATATTGCAACAAGGCTTTGACGGGCACAATTTCATTATCGGCCTGAACAAGCACCTGCGCGATTTGCTGGTTTGCAAAGACAATGCTACGGTGCAACTGCTCGAGGTTTCCGATGAGGTCAAACATCGGTATATTGCACAAGCCAACCAAGTGAGCACGGGCTTTCTTCTTTCGGCGCTTACCATTGGCCACGACTGTGATATTCACTACAAGGCCAGCAAAGACCAAGCGCTACACGTAGAAATAGCCCTGATGAAAATGGCACATCTGACCTCCGCTATCAACCTTGCCCAACTGGCCGAGGAGTTAAAAAAAAAACTGAACTGA
- a CDS encoding glutamine--tRNA ligase/YqeY domain fusion protein: MEATEHKSSVNFIEQIIDSHNESGRFQKRVHTRFPPEPNGYLHIGHAKSICLNFGLAQKYNGKCNLRFDDTNPATEDVEYVDSIRNDVRWLGFEWDGEFFASDYFDQLYEWAEQLIRKGKAYVDDQTAEEIAATRGTPTVPGKESPFRNRSVEENLDLFRRMKAGEFDEGSKVLRAKIDMSSPNMHMRDPVLYRIKKAHHHRTGDRWCIYPMYDFAHGLSDSIEGITHSICTLEFEVHRPLYDWLIDELGIYHPQQIEFARLNLAYTVMSKRKLLELVEGKYVSGWDDPRLPTISGLRRRGYTPAAIRHFADKIGVAKRDNIIDVALLEFCIREDLNKTAPRTMVVLRPLKVVITNYPEGQTEMLSAVVNPEMPEMGSRSVPFGREIYIEQDDFMENPPKGYFRLTPGGEVRLKYAYIIQCQEVVKDENGNVTELRCIYFPESKSGSDTSGKKVKGTLHWVAAHDAAEAEVRLYDRLFTIPDLSEIPEGQDWKDFINPKSLEVVSHAKIEKSLLQAESGSLWQFERLGYFCTDPDTTPQKPVFNRTVTLKDTWAKAAH; this comes from the coding sequence ATGGAAGCAACAGAACATAAATCATCGGTCAATTTTATTGAACAAATCATAGACAGTCATAACGAGTCCGGGCGTTTCCAGAAGCGCGTACATACGCGGTTCCCGCCCGAGCCGAACGGATATTTGCATATCGGCCATGCCAAGTCTATTTGCTTAAACTTTGGCTTGGCTCAAAAATACAACGGCAAATGTAACCTGCGTTTTGACGATACCAATCCGGCAACGGAAGATGTGGAATATGTGGACTCTATCCGCAACGACGTTCGCTGGCTTGGCTTTGAGTGGGACGGTGAATTTTTTGCTTCCGATTATTTTGACCAATTGTATGAATGGGCAGAACAACTTATTCGCAAAGGCAAGGCGTATGTAGATGACCAAACTGCCGAAGAGATAGCCGCTACGCGCGGAACACCGACCGTGCCAGGCAAGGAAAGCCCTTTCCGCAACCGCAGCGTCGAGGAGAATCTGGATTTGTTCCGCCGCATGAAGGCCGGAGAGTTTGATGAAGGCAGCAAAGTATTGCGTGCCAAAATAGATATGTCATCGCCCAATATGCACATGCGCGACCCTGTGCTGTACCGCATCAAGAAAGCGCATCACCACCGCACGGGCGACCGCTGGTGCATCTATCCGATGTACGACTTTGCCCACGGGCTCAGCGATTCTATCGAGGGCATCACGCACTCTATCTGTACGCTGGAATTTGAAGTCCATCGCCCGCTGTATGATTGGCTGATTGACGAGTTGGGCATTTATCACCCGCAACAAATAGAGTTTGCACGCCTGAATCTGGCCTACACGGTCATGAGTAAGCGCAAACTGCTCGAGTTGGTAGAAGGAAAATATGTTAGCGGTTGGGACGACCCCCGCCTGCCGACCATTTCAGGCCTTCGCCGACGCGGCTATACACCTGCTGCCATCCGCCATTTTGCCGATAAAATTGGCGTTGCTAAGCGCGATAACATAATTGACGTAGCTTTGTTGGAGTTTTGCATCCGCGAAGATTTGAATAAAACGGCCCCCCGCACAATGGTTGTTTTGCGTCCTTTGAAAGTGGTGATTACCAACTATCCCGAAGGACAAACTGAGATGCTTTCGGCTGTTGTAAACCCCGAAATGCCTGAAATGGGCAGTCGCTCTGTACCGTTCGGAAGAGAAATTTACATTGAGCAGGACGACTTTATGGAGAACCCGCCCAAAGGTTACTTCCGCCTGACACCCGGAGGCGAGGTGCGCTTAAAATATGCTTATATCATTCAGTGTCAAGAAGTTGTAAAAGACGAAAACGGCAATGTTACAGAGTTGCGCTGCATCTACTTCCCCGAAAGCAAGAGCGGTTCGGATACTTCGGGTAAGAAAGTGAAAGGAACGCTTCACTGGGTAGCCGCACACGATGCGGCAGAAGCAGAAGTGCGCCTGTACGACCGCTTGTTTACTATCCCCGACTTATCGGAAATTCCCGAAGGCCAAGACTGGAAGGATTTTATCAATCCGAAGTCGCTGGAAGTAGTGAGCCATGCCAAGATAGAGAAGAGTCTTTTGCAGGCTGAATCGGGTAGTTTGTGGCAGTTTGAGCGGTTGGGTTATTTCTGTACCGACCCGGACACTACTCCTCAAAAGCCCGTATTTAATCGCACAGTTACGCTGAAAGATACTTGGGCAAAAGCAGCACATTAA
- a CDS encoding tetratricopeptide repeat protein, whose protein sequence is MPRTFIKITLWITAGWLLTANVWAQREVYNQILEDFKTAKTINDSVGYYVRLASTSRAFSLKTAISLSKKGLAVAWRAGDTLSVIKLLNMQASAYILRSDYDSATMQLERALALQQAVNDSAELATTYSHFGFINRRQHNYSKALDYHLDALKIRSRIKDFGGISISYNNIGDVYADQAKYERAAEAYMDGIRYAVQGKDDMRHISNLADLGLVYYELKKYPEAIKIIREALTISDRIGGTYKLPEIYTTLARIYQQQKKYDDALEYLNKAIEHSQKSEFVTNDVNVYGEMSKLYWELGKRDLAINSALQGLEHAVQHDNINLQLQLSYTLYEYYKTLNNPAKALEYYIIYRDLKEVANERQQNLQLAELETQYELERIQRDHQAKLTESERSLKNQRIVSIAVMVALVACIALIAILMRNNKAKKRHNEVLIKLNKELKRQQENVLSLKENLERTVEKRTDELKQTIDQLTEQNQDLQQFSYIISHNIRSPIARIAGLIDIIKIENSGTQAINEEIIMHLDKAVISLDTVIRDLNQILSIRKGINKSKEMISFQEVFEWVTLTLENEIALAGAKIYQDFSQYPGVYSIKAYLQSIMYNLISNAIKYRRTDIEPQIHVISYRNGDYVCLEVKDNGIGIDLQAIDPYKIFGLYQRMHTHVEGKGLGLYLVKSQIEALNGKIELESELMKGSKFTVYFPAHTLLI, encoded by the coding sequence ATGCCACGTACTTTCATTAAGATAACCTTATGGATAACCGCCGGATGGTTACTAACCGCTAACGTGTGGGCGCAGCGCGAAGTTTACAACCAAATACTGGAAGACTTCAAAACTGCTAAAACCATTAATGACAGTGTCGGGTATTATGTCCGACTGGCTAGTACCAGTCGGGCTTTTAGCCTGAAAACAGCTATCAGCCTTTCCAAGAAAGGGCTTGCCGTTGCATGGCGCGCCGGTGATACGCTGTCGGTGATAAAATTGCTCAACATGCAGGCTTCTGCGTATATCTTGCGCTCCGATTACGATTCGGCAACCATGCAGTTAGAGCGTGCCCTCGCTTTACAGCAGGCGGTTAATGACAGCGCCGAGTTGGCTACCACATACAGCCATTTTGGTTTTATCAACAGGCGGCAACACAATTACTCCAAAGCGTTAGATTATCATTTGGATGCGCTGAAAATTCGCAGTCGGATTAAAGACTTCGGTGGTATCAGCATTTCTTACAACAATATCGGCGATGTATATGCCGACCAAGCAAAATATGAGCGCGCGGCAGAGGCATACATGGACGGTATTCGGTATGCGGTGCAAGGGAAAGACGACATGCGGCATATTTCCAATCTGGCAGATTTAGGACTTGTTTACTACGAACTGAAAAAATATCCCGAGGCAATTAAAATTATTCGGGAAGCCCTGACAATTTCCGACCGCATTGGCGGCACATATAAACTCCCTGAGATTTACACAACGCTTGCACGTATCTATCAGCAACAAAAAAAATATGACGATGCGCTGGAATATCTCAACAAAGCCATTGAGCATAGTCAAAAAAGCGAATTTGTAACCAATGATGTGAACGTGTACGGCGAAATGTCAAAGTTATACTGGGAACTTGGCAAGCGGGATTTGGCAATCAACAGCGCACTGCAAGGGCTGGAACATGCCGTGCAACACGACAACATCAATTTGCAACTCCAACTTTCCTACACGCTCTACGAGTATTACAAAACCCTGAATAATCCGGCCAAGGCGTTAGAATACTACATTATTTACCGCGATTTAAAAGAAGTTGCCAATGAGCGCCAACAAAATTTACAGTTGGCCGAACTTGAAACCCAGTACGAATTGGAGCGGATTCAGCGCGACCATCAGGCCAAATTGACGGAAAGTGAACGGTCGTTAAAAAATCAACGCATTGTATCAATAGCAGTTATGGTAGCCTTGGTGGCTTGTATTGCCCTTATCGCCATTTTGATGAGGAACAATAAAGCCAAAAAGCGCCACAATGAGGTGTTGATAAAGCTCAACAAAGAACTGAAACGCCAGCAGGAAAATGTTTTATCGCTGAAAGAAAATCTGGAACGCACCGTTGAAAAACGGACGGATGAACTCAAACAAACCATTGACCAACTGACTGAACAAAATCAGGATTTACAGCAGTTCTCATACATCATCTCTCATAACATACGCTCTCCGATTGCACGCATCGCCGGATTGATTGATATCATTAAAATTGAAAACAGTGGTACCCAAGCAATCAACGAAGAGATTATTATGCACTTAGACAAGGCAGTTATCAGCCTTGATACGGTCATCCGCGATTTGAACCAGATTCTTTCCATCCGTAAGGGCATCAATAAATCCAAAGAAATGATTTCTTTTCAGGAGGTCTTTGAATGGGTAACACTTACGCTGGAAAATGAAATAGCATTGGCAGGTGCAAAAATTTATCAGGATTTCAGCCAATACCCGGGTGTGTATTCAATTAAGGCATACCTACAAAGCATTATGTACAACCTGATTTCAAATGCCATCAAATACCGCCGCACCGATATTGAACCGCAAATTCATGTGATTTCTTACAGAAACGGCGATTACGTTTGCCTTGAAGTAAAAGATAATGGCATCGGTATTGACTTACAGGCCATAGACCCCTACAAAATTTTTGGGCTGTACCAACGTATGCACACCCACGTAGAGGGCAAAGGTCTGGGACTGTATTTAGTTAAGTCGCAGATAGAGGCGCTCAACGGCAAAATTGAGCTCGAGAGTGAGTTGATGAAGGGTAGCAAGTTTACTGTTTACTTCCCCGCTCACACGCTTTTGATTTGA
- a CDS encoding putative sugar nucleotidyl transferase, whose product MDTVEAHRRLWPLTVSRPIAELRTGIWRIREKWAFHFPTIPMSWLTVGYLADFFPLTPAKGSIMYIGGGVLPSAELLQDMRQLSIGESLWADNYPVAFHSPRLYNRVEEVREAASSRPNPYKYPLIIRELTDIFNLNRTAIEADIAAIRQQRRSAVITDKHTAIYAADNIFIEEGAVIKSAVLNAETGAIYIGKNAVVGEGSLIRGAFALCEGAHLNMGAIIRGDTTVGNHCKAGGEISNSVLTGYSNKAHEGFLGNSVIGEYCNLGAGTTASNMKNTMGNINLWNYASSQFAPSERRFGGLFLGDYSFTGIGTAFNTATVGGPAMNLFDAGLPPKFIPPFSWGTPARLQTYRFDEFIKTAARMKASKGQAWTTADVSLWENIFRQAADYQIKSV is encoded by the coding sequence ATGGATACTGTTGAGGCACATCGTCGCCTTTGGCCGCTGACGGTATCCCGCCCGATTGCCGAACTGCGTACAGGTATTTGGCGCATCCGCGAAAAATGGGCGTTTCATTTCCCGACCATACCTATGTCATGGCTTACCGTGGGCTATCTGGCCGATTTTTTCCCGCTAACCCCTGCCAAAGGCAGCATTATGTACATCGGCGGCGGTGTATTGCCAAGTGCCGAACTTTTGCAAGACATGCGGCAACTCTCCATCGGCGAAAGCCTGTGGGCTGATAATTATCCGGTTGCTTTCCACTCACCTCGGCTGTACAACCGAGTGGAAGAGGTACGAGAAGCAGCATCCTCCCGACCAAATCCATACAAATACCCCTTGATTATCAGGGAGCTAACCGATATTTTTAATCTGAATCGCACGGCAATTGAGGCCGACATAGCCGCCATCAGGCAACAGCGACGCAGTGCAGTTATTACCGATAAACACACAGCCATTTATGCGGCCGATAACATCTTCATTGAAGAGGGGGCTGTTATCAAATCAGCGGTGCTGAACGCCGAGACAGGTGCTATTTACATCGGTAAAAATGCGGTCGTAGGCGAAGGCAGTCTTATCAGAGGCGCTTTTGCCCTGTGCGAGGGGGCACATCTGAACATGGGGGCAATTATCCGCGGCGATACAACCGTAGGCAACCACTGCAAAGCAGGAGGCGAAATCAGTAACAGTGTACTCACAGGTTACAGCAACAAAGCCCACGAAGGTTTTTTGGGCAACAGCGTTATCGGCGAATATTGCAACTTGGGCGCAGGAACTACTGCTTCCAACATGAAAAATACCATGGGCAATATCAACCTGTGGAACTACGCGAGCAGCCAGTTCGCACCTTCCGAACGTCGGTTTGGGGGGCTTTTTCTGGGCGACTACAGTTTTACGGGTATTGGCACTGCCTTTAATACGGCAACCGTTGGCGGCCCTGCCATGAATTTATTTGACGCAGGCCTGCCTCCCAAATTCATTCCGCCGTTTTCGTGGGGAACACCTGCCCGACTGCAAACCTACCGTTTTGATGAATTTATTAAAACCGCAGCACGCATGAAAGCATCCAAAGGACAAGCATGGACAACAGCCGATGTTTCACTTTGGGAAAATATTTTTCGGCAAGCTGCTGATTATCAAATCAAAAGCGTGTGA
- a CDS encoding flavin reductase family protein: METINFATFRASDFEQMEKQFRTNLINSLSGFKSVCLVGTQSKEGVTNLAIFSQVFHVGANPALIGMLVRPDSVRRDTLINLQETGFFTLNHIRADFFKEAHQTSARYDRSEFEAVGLTPFYTENIKAPYVAESYIRIGLSFAERHELAINGTVLIIGRVEEVFAPADCVASDGYLDIEKAGTITCSSLDSYHTTRRLARLSYAKPDKPLTEITGV, from the coding sequence ATGGAAACAATCAACTTTGCAACTTTTCGCGCATCTGACTTTGAGCAGATGGAAAAGCAATTTCGCACAAACTTGATTAATTCGCTCAGCGGATTCAAAAGTGTCTGCCTTGTAGGTACTCAAAGTAAGGAAGGCGTTACTAATCTGGCAATTTTCAGTCAGGTGTTTCATGTGGGGGCTAATCCCGCACTGATAGGGATGTTGGTGCGCCCCGATTCGGTTCGCCGCGACACACTCATTAATTTGCAGGAAACGGGCTTTTTTACGCTCAATCACATCCGTGCCGATTTTTTCAAAGAGGCACATCAGACTTCTGCCCGCTACGACAGGTCGGAGTTTGAGGCAGTCGGGCTTACACCGTTTTACACAGAAAACATCAAAGCACCCTATGTGGCAGAGTCTTACATACGTATCGGTTTGTCATTTGCAGAACGCCACGAGCTCGCTATCAACGGTACCGTGCTGATTATAGGTAGGGTAGAGGAGGTTTTTGCTCCGGCAGACTGCGTAGCGTCCGACGGTTATCTGGACATTGAAAAGGCCGGTACTATCACCTGTTCTTCGTTGGACAGCTACCACACCACCCGAAGGCTCGCGCGTTTGAGCTATGCCAAACCTGACAAGCCGCTAACGGAGATTACAGGTGTGTAA